The genomic window GCGGAAGTAGTCCGAAATTGATGTTCATCGGCTGAAACGAGCGCGGTCCGGCGTCGATCGTCTCGATGTGTCCGCCCGTGATGTGACCGAGCAGCGCGCCCAGCGCCGTTGTGGGGGGCGGCGGGGTGATCGCGTCGCCTCGTGCATCGGCTGCAGCGAAGAGTCCCGCAAGCAAACCAATTCCAGCGGATTCGACATAGCCTTCGCATCCAGTCATCTGACCGGCAAACCGCAGGCGCGGTTGCGCATGCAGTCTCAATTGCGGGTCAAGCAGTATCGGGGAGTTGAGGAACGTGTTGCGATGGAGGCCGCCGAGGCGCGCAAACTCGGCGTTCTGCAGACCCGGGATCATGCGGAGCACCTGCGTTTGCGCGCCGTACTTCAGCTTGGTCTGGAATCCGACGATGTTGTAGAGCGTGCCGAGTTTGTTGTCCTGACGCAGTTGGACGATGGCGTAGGGCTTGACCGTGGGATCGCGTGGATTCGTCAATCCAACCGGCTTCATCGGCCCGTGGCGCAGTGTTTCGCGGCCACGCTCAGCCATCACTTCGATCGGCAAACAGCCGTCGAAATAGGGCGTGTTGGCTTCCCATTCCTTGAAGTCCGTCTTCTCGCCGGCGAGCAGCGCATCGACGAATGCGTCGTACTGTTCGCGTGTCATCGGGCAATTGATGTAGTCGGCGCCATTGCCGCCCGGACCGACCTTGTCGTAGCGGGATTGGAACCAAGCGATCGACATATCAATGGAGTCGCGATGCACGATGGGCGCGATCGCATCGAAAAAGGCGAGGGCATTTTCCCCCGAAAGCGCGCGGATAGCTTCCGCCAGCGGTGCAGACGTGAGTGGGCCGGTTGCAACGATAACGTTGTGCCAT from Nitrobacteraceae bacterium AZCC 1564 includes these protein-coding regions:
- a CDS encoding methylenetetrahydrofolate--tRNA-(uracil-5-)-methyltransferase (product_source=KO:K04094; cath_funfam=3.50.50.60; cog=COG1206; ko=KO:K04094; pfam=PF01134; superfamily=51905; tigrfam=TIGR00137); its protein translation is MTTESKTASTDPIHIIGGGLAGSEAAWQIANAGVNVVLHEMRPVRTTDAHRTDSLAELVCSNSFRSDDATNNAVGLLHAELRKLNSLIMRSADANQVPAGGALAVDREGFSAAVNAALIAHPRVEIRREEIAGLPPEEWHNVIVATGPLTSAPLAEAIRALSGENALAFFDAIAPIVHRDSIDMSIAWFQSRYDKVGPGGNGADYINCPMTREQYDAFVDALLAGEKTDFKEWEANTPYFDGCLPIEVMAERGRETLRHGPMKPVGLTNPRDPTVKPYAIVQLRQDNKLGTLYNIVGFQTKLKYGAQTQVLRMIPGLQNAEFARLGGLHRNTFLNSPILLDPQLRLHAQPRLRFAGQMTGCEGYVESAGIGLLAGLFAAADARGDAITPPPPTTALGALLGHITGGHIETIDAGPRSFQPMNINFGLLPPLASPPTKKPDGTRLRGNEKTIAKKQAMSARALADLDSWIADTLRVSRAA